The sequence AATTCTAATGGTTCTTCCAAACTAATCGTCCTCTCGCAAAATTGCTATAATCAAGATGATTACCCCGATCGTCAGGCAGCTGTCCGCGACATTGAAGACCGGGAAGCTGACAAAGAGAGTCTCAAACATGTCAACCACGTAGCCGTGAGCGAGGCGGTCGATGAAGTTTCCCAGGGTCCCAGCGAGAATCAGGGCCAGGCCGATCATCAATGCCCGTTGGTGCCGCCAGCGAACCATCAAGTAGCCGATGATTGCCAGGGCTACAACAGTGATCAGCACGAAGAAGCCCTGCTGGCCGGACAGCATGCTCCAGGCGGCTCCGGTATTGTGAAGGTTGGTCAGGGTCAAAACGCCGGGAAGCACGGTCTTGCTGGCCCCGAGGCTAATCGTTGTAACCACCCAGTGCTTAACCAGCTGGTCAACGACCACTAAAGCGACTGCCAGTAGAAGGCTAATTACAATACTCACTATTCGATCCCCGCTTGCTTCAGATCCAGCTGCAGGCGGCGAATGCCCTTATTTGTGAAGGTAAAGTTGAGGACTTCGCCGTTCACGGTCATCGAGACAGTGTGCTTGGTAAAGCGGGGCTGACGAATGTCCTTGAGGGGGATGGTCAGGTAGTCCTTTTGCAGCAGCCGGCTAAAGACCAGTCGCGTCGGCGTGATCAATACCGTCCGGCGCTTGATCCCGAAAAATGTTAGAATGGCAAAAGCGGCAAAGAAGCTCGCGGAGATCCACTGAAAATGGGTGATCTCCAGCCAAATGATCAGGCCGGCGAGGAACAGCATAAAGGTCCAGCACCAGTCGATGATCGTGCCCGTCAGATCGGGCTGATAGAAATAGCGGGTTTCTTCTTCCATAGAATTGACTCTTCCTTTCAAAGTGAGGTAATTTTTAATGATAAAGCTCTACACGGACGCGGCCAGCAAGGGCAATCCCGGTCCTACCGGTCTAGGCGTCCTGGTAATCGCCAACCACCATCAGTACCAGGTCACCGATACCCTCCAGCTGGCCGACAATCACCACGGGGAATTTGCGGCCGCCCGGCTCGGCTTTTCCTACCTGCTGGAGCACTTTGGCCCCCAGCAAACAGTGCTATTCTACACCGATAGCCGGGTCCTCAGCGATGCGATCGGCAAAAATTATACAAAACATTACCAGGAGGAACTGGCGGCGCTCAACCAGCTCATCGGCCAGTTCACGACGGTCGTGACCCAGTGGATCCCGGACCGGGAAAATCATGGTGCCCACCACCTGGCTAACCAGGCGCTGAAGACGCTCGAATAGCTCCCCTATATAATTAATACGTAATAATTTGATTTTACTATGTTTTAATTTGTGATTCCACGATTGCGGGCGGTTTTTATCGCTTAGTGGGGATAAAAGCTTGGATAGTTTGGTTGATTGCTTTTCATAAAATTTCCGGTCAATGAATCTGTTTTACAGCTTACTAAGCAAATAAATATAAATCATCTAGGAGTAATAAAATGAAAAAACAAATTCTTTCTACACTTGCCATTTCATGTCTATTATCATTAAGTCCAATTGCTTCAATAAGCAGAAGACACAATCTGCTTAAGCCACAAGTGGTTTATGCTAAAATTAATAACACTGAATCCCATCAAAGCATGGTCAATATAGCTAATTCACTAGCTGATAAAAATGATCTTCAATCACGTGAAAATAACCTTATTCAAGCAGCTCAAACTGATGTAAATGATACAGCCACAGCCCGAAATACCGATAATAGTAAGACAACACAAAAAGATCTTAAAAATTATCAGAAACAATCTGGGCAATTAACCAAGATTGCTGTTCAAGCCGATAAAAAGGTAAAAAAAGAAAAGTCCTTACTTAATCCTTCAGATTATAAAAAGCTAAGAAATTACAACAAAGCTCTTGATAGGTACATTAATGATCTTGAAGATTATGCCTCTACACTCGAATCTGAAGGCGCTGTTTCGAGTGATCCAGATGCTTCAAAAGATGATAAAAAAGATGCACAAAATGATATCACCAAGACACAAAACAAATTTAATAGGTCAAAAACTAACTGGCTTAATCAATATTCAGTGATAAATGATACACAGAACTAATTTAGTACGCCCTTTCAAGTATCAGTTGTTAAGGAGTATCTCCTTAAAAGTTTTTCCTAAAGAAAGGACGTTAAATTATGGTAGGAAAAATTAGCTTAAAATAAAGATGGTGATTTAAATGCGAATATCCGACTACTGTCAAATTATTACTGCTCTTGTTGCTAGCTTATCCTTTTTAATCGATGCGTATCTTAGACACAAAGACAATAAATATAAATATGCTAAAGACGTTGCAGTATGGCCCAATAACTCTGAATTATATATAAGTGGTAGATTATAGAATGAAGTTAGCCACCCAGTTGGTGGTAAATAAAAAACGCCATTCGGCGTGACATCAGGTATCATATTAAGTGAACCAAACCTATATGAAAGGATGTCCGTCAAATGACGCACTTAAATGATACCATGTCTACTATTTTATTGACTACTCATAAAAAGAATGCTCATCTTACTAAAGAAGAACGTGTGATGATTGCGACTTTAAAGTCGCAAGGACTTTCCAATCGCGCAATTGGTCGCCAATTAGGAGTTAATCATCAAACAATTAATAACGAGCTCAACCGTGGTACGGTCCGCCAACTTCGTCGTCAAAAATCTAATGGTAAGATTTACGAATATTCTTACTACATCTATAGTTATGAAG comes from Limosilactobacillus sp. and encodes:
- the lspA gene encoding signal peptidase II, with amino-acid sequence MVISLLLAVALVVVDQLVKHWVVTTISLGASKTVLPGVLTLTNLHNTGAAWSMLSGQQGFFVLITVVALAIIGYLMVRWRHQRALMIGLALILAGTLGNFIDRLAHGYVVDMFETLFVSFPVFNVADSCLTIGVIILIIAILREDD
- a CDS encoding EbsA family protein codes for the protein MEEETRYFYQPDLTGTIIDWCWTFMLFLAGLIIWLEITHFQWISASFFAAFAILTFFGIKRRTVLITPTRLVFSRLLQKDYLTIPLKDIRQPRFTKHTVSMTVNGEVLNFTFTNKGIRRLQLDLKQAGIE
- a CDS encoding ribonuclease HI family protein, with amino-acid sequence MIKLYTDAASKGNPGPTGLGVLVIANHHQYQVTDTLQLADNHHGEFAAARLGFSYLLEHFGPQQTVLFYTDSRVLSDAIGKNYTKHYQEELAALNQLIGQFTTVVTQWIPDRENHGAHHLANQALKTLE